One Trichomycterus rosablanca isolate fTriRos1 chromosome 10, fTriRos1.hap1, whole genome shotgun sequence DNA window includes the following coding sequences:
- the LOC134321934 gene encoding monocarboxylate transporter 7, translated as MTLWIFSSEGCLGPKVYSEVPDGGWGWIVAVAFFLVEVFSYGVIKSFGIFLNDLMCEFNESNSRVSWIISICVFVMTFTAPLSTVLSNRFGYQPVVMLGGFFISLGTICTAFTSSINQMYITIGIVAGLGYCLTFLPTVTILSQYFSKRRSIVTAMASTGESFAIFAFAPAFTVVKSHIGWRYTIMVLGILQSTVIGCGVLLCPLIIKNKTADGFTQPLRSSKQDIINSIPEAEFTGSLSSGDCEVQLLKEPVQRMKEQQTGQNPLRTPEIQQSKGKLLDLSVLKEGSFICYAAFGLFASLGFFAPQLYVVELSASLGTERDKAAYMLSIMAVAEIFGRLSVGWILSWGRIRKIYVLLGCMLLICLVLVLFTIVDGFWGLAVCCVLYGFLLGNIASTHIPMLAEDDVVGIERMPLAVGVYVCIQSFAGLAGPPLGGAMVDITQNYSTAFYSCAVGTGIGTIFLGLVRPAKTGCPCTNKHLNNCQNSHAGENTSQTVVMPEEFLKMDIHPNAQSQS; from the exons ATGACATTGTGGATCTTCAGCTCAGAGGGGTGCCTGGGGCCTAAAGTATATTCTGAGGTCCCAGATGGAGGTTGGGGTTGGATCGTGGCTGTGGCCTTTTTCCTTGTGGAGGTTTTCAGTTACGGGGTCATCAAAAGCTTTGGGATTTTCCTCAACGATCTGATGTGCGAGTTTAATGAAAGCAACAGTCGGGTTTCGTGGATTATCTcgatatgtgtgtttgtaatgACCTTCACAG CACCATTGTCTACTGTGCTGAGTAACCGATTTGGCTACCAGCCTGTCGTGATGCTTGGTGGATTCTTTATTTCCCTGGGAACAATTTGCACTGCCTTTACCAGCAGCATCAATCAGATGTATATCACTATCGGGATAGTTGCAG GACTAGGTTACTGTTTGACATTCCTCCCTACTGTCACAATTCTTTCCCAATACTTCAGTAAACGTAGATCTATTGTGACTGCCATGGCCTCCACAGGAGAGTCGTTTGCCATATTTGCATTTGCACCAG CATTTACAGTGGTAAAGAGCCATATTGGCTGGAGATACACAATAATGGTGCTTGGGATTTTACAGAGTACTGTCATTGGCTGCGGAGTTTTGCTATGCCCTTTGATAATCAAGAACAAAACTGCAGATGGTTTTACTCAGCCACTGAGATCTAGTAAGCAGGACATTATAAATTCCATCCCTGAAGCTGAATTCACTGGATCTTTGAGCTCTGGAGACTGTGAGGTGCAACTGCTTAAGGAACCAGTACAGAGAATGAAGGAACAGCAAACAGGGCAAAACCCCTTAAGGACTCCTGAAATCCAGCAAAGCAAAGGCAAACTCCTGGACTTATCTGTGTTAAAGGAAGGCAGTTTCATATGCTATGCTGCATTTGGTCTTTTTGCATCACTGggcttttttgcaccacagctGTATGTGGTGGAGCTCAGTGCCAGTCTGGGTACTGAAAGAGACAAGGCAGCATATATGCTGTCAATAATGGCTGTGGCAGAGATCTTTGGACGTCTCTCTGTCGGCTGGATTCTGAGCTGGGGACGCATTAGGAAGATATATGTCCTGCTTGGATGTATGTTGCTGATTTGCCTAGTGTTGGTGCTCTTTACTATAGTGGATGGTTTCTGGGGTTTGGCAGTGTGCTGTGTACTGTATGGATTTCTGCTAGGCAACATCGCATCCACACACATCCCTATGCTGGCAGAGGATGACGTGGTGGGCATCGAGAGAATGCCCTTAGCTGTGGGTGTCTATGTCTGTATCCAGAGTTTTGCAGGACTTGCTGGGCCACCTTTAGGAG GTGCTATGGTGGACATCACACAGAACTACAGCACAGCCTTCTACTCGTGTGCAGTGGGGACAGGGATCGGTACAATCTTCCTTGGATTAGTACGTCCAGCAAAAACAGGCTGTCCGTgcacaaacaaacatttgaaCAACTGCCAGAACAGCCATGCTGGTGAGAACACGAGTCAGACCGTAGTCATGCCTGAGGAATTTCTTAAGATGGACATTCACCCAAACGCACAAAGTCAATCATAA